In Erigeron canadensis isolate Cc75 chromosome 8, C_canadensis_v1, whole genome shotgun sequence, the DNA window ggtgataggtcataactcataagaggtgataggtcatagagtgcgatagtcaaatgtcttagccgtgcGGTATCCGttattggatttaaaaattcgtcgaaagtatatcgaatgaccttaAGCagtaaattttaagaacaccgatataattttttataatttatcgatgtacggtttatgaaataaaagatttttaatgaatcagaggaataaaataatttatggaggagaaagaaaaatgagtagttgacaTATGAGGGAGAAAGAAAAATGAGTGATTAAGATATCTTAtaagaatattataaataagTAACAGGAGTACTTTGGGATTCTCAACTATAAAATGGaaataaagatatattaagATGGGGTAGATTAGACATAccaaattcttaattttaaggAGGAggcaatttgttttataaggggGTATGTATTACAGGTAATCATTTTTTAATACAAACAATCTTTTAGATTATTtacgttttacaaacgtaataatcaaatTATCACTTCAAAATGTAATCTCAAACACCCTCtagatacacatatataattcCTTATTATCTTTGAAAGAACCTAAATGCATAGCTACATAAACTCGTATTTAATAAATACTCGTTAGTTTTACATAAAAGCATGTAATAACATCATCGTTAAACTAAAAACTCAACTATTCTTTTATGAGATACTGACACAATACTCGTATTTGATAAATACTCGTtagttttacaaaaaaaagtaaCGTAGTATGTTCATATTAATGAATATGACATTAATTATAATACATTACAAATAGCACCTACAATTCAGCGGAAGTCGTGGCGGTAATAATGTGGTGATGTGAGCGGTGACGGATCCAGATATCTAAGTTATGAGGGTCCTTGAGATTGCGACGATGACTTAGTTGAGGCGGaaacaaaagttaaaatggGTCAGGTGTATTCATCGGGtcataaatacaaatatagtCAAATATAATATGGctataagggggtgtttggtacaattaaatagaaatggaatgagaaataAATTTGTGGtatgtacattatatatatatatataaggatttttACCCCGCACGATGCGCGGCTcttgaattatattttcaaaacttttagtatcgaatcaataaaatatttaataagaaacgtttagataaaaaaaaattatataaaataattaaaaatatttaaaaatcaaatattcaaaattttcttaatagtcAAATCCACTGCATATATGAGTggacaaacaaaatattagaatacatTTAAACAATTAGCAACAACAATTTTGTGTATTGATATAGACGCTTTTATAtgttagtaattaacaaacttatatattgaaaaaaaggtgctagcaattatttatttggaaacaaattaaaaattgattattttattcataatatgttgtgattttattttattgatattgtaacaAAAAAGGAATGTAGTACATATTAAATGGGAAAAATGTataaagatgacacataggaaatatcttatgtggcaaaatCTAAAGATAACTTTAAGTTAAGTtggatgactttaaaaagttaggataactattgttttattagatatatagatagatatagatatagatatagatatattagtatttatgaatgttatacattttaatttatattaaaagaattatatattataaaacttaaataaatattttattttatagttattataaataaaaacgaGTAGGATACATATTTGCTTAAAAATGTAAActatgttatatttattattatatttgttttgaatGTGGTAAGCATTTATCGTCTTAGTATCATgctatatattatatgattgGCTTAGTTTTTTAGGGGTTCATACTTTATTTTTGTGTTGGgccttgaaatttttttaagtttttagagACGACGGTGTATAATATGCCTCTATGTCACTATGAGCATGCGACTCTCCGTCTCATTACTCCAATTCCCCCCTTTCACTAGCAATTAAATACGTGTACTTCACTATTTAATCGTCAATGGAGgtggacagtttgtgtttggtatTGTTGTTAGATACTGATTCCCCctacttttaaatatttgggCTTGTTTATTTCAAACTTTATTGGGCTTTTTTTTCCAAGGGGGTTCACACAAAACTTGAAAGGAGGTTCCATCAGATTCTTTATAAAGGCTCggtgaaaatgaaaatttggtAGGGAGGGTCCGTTGAACCCCTAGTATCGATGTGCACCCGCCAGTGGGTGGGAGCGACTGTTGTGGTAGAAACAACGTCGTGTTGATAactaatataaaagtaattgatagtgtaatttaatcaattacttttacatcaattataattacttttacattaattatctacaccactcgacgccgcctcTACCACCAATAGTCGTTCCTTACCACCACTCCGTCGCCTACACGAATACTGTCGCATTGCGTGGATACCGTGCTAATAGCAATAAAGAATTCCTTTTGCATGTCGACATAAATTTTCATTAAGACTTTGCCCCATTGCCCTGCCACAAGAagtatatttttcatgaaactaaagttatgtCTGCACGATGCGGCATTGCAATGGCCATGGTGACTGGAGGTAGCGGCGGAGGTGGTGGCCCGACCGAGTCAATAAAGTTAGCATTTTATGACCTAGGTTAGATCAAAATTCTTTAGTTGTGTTATAAATGACGTATGAACTATTACTTGTAACAAGAGGTTAGACGAGTTTGCACACTTAACCAGTGTACAAATCAACATTTAGGGGACTTATATATGAATTGGGTATGTAATTCAGATTATGAGATGATGGGGCTGGTTATTTGGGTTTAGTTCAACTTCATTGAGATTTAGGTAAATCTTTGTATGTCGGGTGCATAAAATACAGATGGATTGAaggcaaaaataaaataaaatggagAGAACATGAATTATTTTACTTGCACCATCATTAACCATTCGCTACTTTCACGTACACTTTTTCGCAACATCACGTTCTGATCACCATCATTTTTCTCCTTTTTACCATGTAGTAGAATAATTAGGGACGTCAAATTGTGTAAATAATCAACATGTCATGTCAGTTTATATAGGCCAGtctattaacatatatatatatatatataataatttgagacaaactaaaaaaagtccaaaaaaggaccattgattttcgtaacttacacaccaccatcatcatctactacgatatacaagacttttttgtaaaaacactaagactttccagcgacgggcccacagaaaaatcatgtgtaaattaacttacacatgtgtaagttacacatgtgtaagttaatttacacatgatttttctgtgggtccgtcgctggaaagtcttagtgtttttacaaaaaagtcttgtatatcgtagtaaatgatgatggtgtacaaaaatcaatggtcctaaaataagagatggtctcaaaatatctcacccctatatatatatatatatatatatatttgtctttctttcctttttgaagttttataaattactaGCTAGTCTAtatttataatcctttataaaacaaacctgctatctttaaattaataacttaGAAAGACTATattacctttttttcttttacatcaTCTATATATCACATACATAAttagactaaaatatctttgaAAAATTTCAACCCCTAAAACTATGATGACACACACAACGAAACTCTATTATAAATAGCCTTTGAATTGAACGCTAAGCGTATAACATGTTGTAATTTGTTGGTACCGCCGTAACACACCtacacccatctagtaatataTAAGCGAGATTGATTGATAAAACAGAATTCTCATagcatatacgagtattattttatctttgttaAGCTTTTACATATAACTAACccaagaaatatatataatatactccTAATATAATACACTAACTTTGAAAGACGCTTGATTCCAACTTTGAGACAAAGGCTATATAcccatttctttctttattagGTAGGATTTTTCATGCTGGCACGTTGGAGAGAAGAGTAGAAATGGTGCTCTTCACGAATTAGAACCAAATACTTTCAACATATATTCACATATTtgtaaatgtatatgtatatatataacagtaTAATCAACACAATACTACATATTGCAACTCATAATCTAGCTACTGCATTTTGATTAGAGAGTAAGTAACAATGAAGATGGGTGGTAGCATTCTGATCTTGGTTGTCCTCTCACTATTGTCCATTTTAAATCTTATGTCGGTTTCAGCCTCATCACTAGGCGGCAATCCTTCATTGTTACATTCTCTAAAAGTACCAAGCTTGTCGGACGCTGAGCGCCTTGAGGACGAACTTTCATACTCTTTGTATCATAAAAGTTGTGGTCAAGCCGAAGGTATCATTTACAAGAAAGTACAGGAATGGGTTAAAAAGGACCCGACTCTTGCTCCTAGTCTCATAAGGCTACATTTCCATGATTGTTCCGTTAGGGTAATTATCTAATTAATCTCATTACTACTTAACTTGAATTAATTTCCTCAGTAATAAATTAgatgtatatatagagagagagtaTTTTgttgaaatattaaaaaaatatatttgcaGGGATGTGATGCGTCCATACTTTTAGACCACAGTGGAAGTGAAAGGAGTGCCAATGTAAGCAAGTCATTAAGAGGGTTTGAATTGATCAATGCAATCAAGGCAGAGCTTGAGAAGAAATGCCCTAAAACCGTCTCTTGTGCTGATATTTTAGCAACTGTGGCTAGAGATGCCACTGTATTAGCCGGAGGACCTTTTTGGATGATCCCTTTTGGAAGAAAAGACGGCCGCGTTTCTCTAGCAAAGGAAGCTTCAAGCGTCCCCATGGGCCGTGAAAGCATTACCCATCTTATTGAGTTCTTCCAGTCTAAGGGATTGAATGTTCTCGACTTGGTAGTCCTTtcaggtacaagtttttttttttttttgaatgacagaaattatcattaattaaaagACCACCAGCAAGATGCTAAAGGCTAAAAGTTTTTACAAATAGtatcttatatatatgtttagtatATAACTTCTACGAATAACATCTTTTTTCCTTCTAAAATGCGTTGTTAATCTGTAGGCGCGCATACGATAGGAAGGAGTACATGTGAGTCGGTACAGCATAGGCTATACGATTACAAAGGAACAAAGAAACCTGACCCATCTATCGATCCACAATACTTGAACTACTTAAGAAGAAAATGTCGATGGGCTACTGAAAATGTCTATCTTGATGCTACCACCCCAAATACGTTCGACGTGCAATACTATCATAATCTCAAAAAGAAGATGGGACTCTTGTCGACGGACCAATTGCTCTACTCGGATTCAAGAACCAAACCAATCACGGAGGCTTTAACTTTCCAATCTTCTCTCTTTTCCAACCAATTCTCTGTCTCAATGGTGAAGCTTGCAAATATCCTTGATGCTAAATCACAAGATAATGGTGAAATCCGCACACATTGCAATCGTGTCAATTATTAATATGCATGGAAGAATATTTTGATATGACTCGCTATATatgtgtggaaaaaaaaaatgagaggatgtgttttttttaatcatttttgtGTATTTTTCTCTATGGTACGTGCCATGCTTCAAAGGCGTCGATAAATGTTAACTTCTAATGTACGAGTAATATGCAATATTTTGCTCTATGCTTAAATTTatgttcttttgttttttcctaATGGAAAATTAATTCATGTAAACTTTGATATCACATCATAAGCATTACAATTACTGGACTGTGGAAGACCGCATAATGACCTAGCCAACAAGACTAAGTGCATACACATCACAAACCATGAGTACGTACGATCTCCGTTTAATTTATCCAATACAATAATTTAAACCAAGATTTGAAACACTGCAATCTCGTAAGTAAAAGCAATTGGTTGGTTTGTccaatttatatatttcaagtACGGTTACAATCATAAATAAAGCGAAACCACATTTAAAGGTAGATGCGTTTAGTGTTACAATCACAATAACAACACCCAATCCGGCCTATCGCAAACAAAGCATTGaatgaaaaagtaaaatgtaGACATTATCTCCCCAACCAAGACTTGAAAcatccttgcctctggagacagaagTCATGGGTTCTATCCTCATCCCTTGCAAGGCCGGAGGTCTTTTTCTATAtttagatagaacctggaagcagtctatctacaccgtcgtggtaggggtaaggttatatacatcttaacctctcccatacaccgtcgaggtattgggacccaaaacccgtggaagacggcattaggcgttacttacttacttattaTGTACTTTGAAAATTGTGACTAAAAAATTGTCAAAATCATGAATATATTTTTCTCcaaatatatcaaaaagatAAGAGCGCCGAACCCAAACGTATACTACACAATGTTGTAAAAATCGGCCGTATCGGCTCGTATATCGGCCCTCTGGCGAGTCAAGTTTGTGAGACTCGGTCTGAAAATCGGCCCAGGTGTAAGACTCGGGTCAATTTGGTTAAGACTCGAATGGATCGGTCAAGACTTAGAATAAAGATGAAATAGAGGATGAAAAACTTGAATATGAATCGATAAAGTTCAAATCGTTGAACAATATGGGCCATATGATGATGAAGaatgattttatatttgtattaactaatattagactattagttttaatatttaagCTTTGAGGATCTATGTTATGTTGTTATTATTTCTAAACAATCATGTTTAAATTTTAACCTATAGAATTATcttatatttaagttaaaatattatgtcatgttcttatatataatatgagaaatgatatttGTACAACACATTTTTATCATCTACAACAATAACTGCATCATACACTTGTATTTTGTGAATAAAAATCTATACAACATGACAAAATTCTGTTGTAGAAATACCACtttcaatataatatatataattttttattatatataatttaaaaaactattaatttatatgtaaaattCCAATCCAATTTTTGGGCCGATCCAATccgatttttcaaaaatccCTACTCCCCCATCGTCGATCTGCTCCGGATTCTCGAATTCTGCCACCTTGATACTACCTAATGCAAAGCCcattaatttcatttttattaatttaaaaatatcacAAATTCGATAAAATCTTCATAAAAACCCTTTAATTGGAGGGAAACAAAACCATCATTCATAATTTTTTGGCGGTTTTCATTGAAACACTCCAATTACCCCCCAGTTTTTTCTTTGGGCGGTTTTCATTGCAGAACTCCAATTTCCCCCAGTTTTAATCaatcttaatttttaatttttttttctttattaaaagataataatttCTACACATAATCctcttattttactttaattctttttataaaattagtgtttataattcatttattttttcgATTTAGTATGAAAAACAACTTCAAAAGATTAAAATCAGATCAAAATTTGTCAAATTTCCCAAacaaaaaacctaaaaaaaatatctcaattacatcatctatacatataaaaacttataatgaTACAAAATTAATTTCCAAAACCCTAGGTTTTCCGGCCAGTTCGATCAATCTCCGGCCGCGTGATCCCTGCCTGATAGGCAGGGATCGTGGCCGGTGCGATTACGTAATCGATCACCGGCAAGTTAGTAAGCTACACTGTGAACTTTACTTTGATGAAAATGTTAAGAAAGTGTATGTTAGTGATAATTTATCGTTAAACGGCTTGTTTGTTGATGGTTTTAGGGTTAGAAATGATGAAAGGGAA includes these proteins:
- the LOC122610698 gene encoding peroxidase 7-like → MKMGGSILILVVLSLLSILNLMSVSASSLGGNPSLLHSLKVPSLSDAERLEDELSYSLYHKSCGQAEGIIYKKVQEWVKKDPTLAPSLIRLHFHDCSVRGCDASILLDHSGSERSANVSKSLRGFELINAIKAELEKKCPKTVSCADILATVARDATVLAGGPFWMIPFGRKDGRVSLAKEASSVPMGRESITHLIEFFQSKGLNVLDLVVLSGAHTIGRSTCESVQHRLYDYKGTKKPDPSIDPQYLNYLRRKCRWATENVYLDATTPNTFDVQYYHNLKKKMGLLSTDQLLYSDSRTKPITEALTFQSSLFSNQFSVSMVKLANILDAKSQDNGEIRTHCNRVNY